The Anaerolineae bacterium DNA segment TCCAGGCCGGAATGACTGCGGGCATAGAGCGCGGCCTTGGCGGAGTTGGTGGCCAGGGAGCGCACGCCCAGCAGTTCCACCGGCGCGACGATGACGCAGGTATCGGCCACCACCTGCCCGCCGGCGGCCTCGATTTGCGCCACGATGCCGGCGCGCTCCGCCTGCTCCCGCACCTGGCGAGCAGTGGTGATCCATAGCCGCGTGCGGACATGCCTGCCGGCCAGGAAGCGCGCCATCTCGCCCAGCTCTTCCAACGAAGCGTGCGGACACCCCAGGCTGACCAGGTCAATCTCCTCCAGCGGGCCGTTCAGCTTCTGATAGCCGGCCGTGAGGTCGTGAATAACAAAGCGGGGGATGCCGGCCGGCAGGGTGTCGGGGAGGCCGGCCTCGGGAGTTACCCCTTCCACATGGTACAGGGCGACCGCGCCGCTGGCGGCCATGGCCGCGCCCAGGGCTTTGAGCGCCTCTTCCGGCCGGCGTGTCCAGCTCAGGTCCAGGCCGCGGAAGTAGGGGATGCCGTCGCGCACCAGCCCGCCGGCCAGGGCGCCCAGCGCTCCGACATCGGCGATGGAGCGCATTGGTGCCCGCACCTCGATCAGGCAGGTGGCGCGGCGGCTCTCGTCCAGATGCAGGCCGTAGGCGCCGGTGCGGCCGGCGATGGCCGCCGCCAGCGCGCTGGGACCGCCCTCGCGATTGGTGCGCGCGCCCAGGACGGAATTGGCGAAGCTGACCGCGGAGGACTCGCTCCAGGCCACGTGGGAGCCAAAGGCCGGCCGCAAGCCAATATAGTACGGCGTG contains these protein-coding regions:
- a CDS encoding aconitase X catalytic domain-containing protein; amino-acid sequence: MPYASDVRLTEEERAMLAGEAGSAVRKAMEIVVALARIYGARHLVPVESVQVAGVSYKNLGDAGLQFLREWADEGARARVPAFLNPAGMDLQRWKELGIPEDFARAQAAVIEAYTRMGIAPSLTCTPYYIGLRPAFGSHVAWSESSAVSFANSVLGARTNREGGPSALAAAIAGRTGAYGLHLDESRRATCLIEVRAPMRSIADVGALGALAGGLVRDGIPYFRGLDLSWTRRPEEALKALGAAMAASGAVALYHVEGVTPEAGLPDTLPAGIPRFVIHDLTAGYQKLNGPLEEIDLVSLGCPHASLEELGEMARFLAGRHVRTRLWITTARQVREQAERAGIVAQIEAAGGQVVADTCVIVAPVELLGVRSLATNSAKAALYARSHSGLETRFGTTEQCLEAALTGHWRGP